The following proteins come from a genomic window of Musa acuminata AAA Group cultivar baxijiao chromosome BXJ1-7, Cavendish_Baxijiao_AAA, whole genome shotgun sequence:
- the LOC103991144 gene encoding receptor-like serine/threonine-protein kinase SD1-8 isoform X2 codes for MRSLSGASFLLYILIPLLGPSNGADTWTLDHPLADDGQPLISERGSFALGFFSPNGSDRRYIGIWYHKISVQTVVWVANRQRPVTGSHGSLSVAANGTLVITGENSTVVWSSPSLALSDPVAQLLDDGNFVVREADANASDPNSFAWQSFDYPTDTLLPGMKLGWNLTTGFNRTLTSWASAIDPAPGEYTFGIDLHGVPQAFEWSGTSAEWRGGPWNGLRFTGIPQMESNNLVSLQFFDDDTQVVYVSHAISDSIVSRLVMNHSGKVERLVWVDDSKLWNPLWSHPDDQCDAISLCGPNAVCYPSRSPQCGCPQGFQPKNPTNWGFRDGSDGCVRKTEVDCRNGTDGFVLVSGAKLPDTSNSTVEWVGTTLDQCRGKCLKNCSCTAYAQANISGSGSGCILWSTNLTDLRVFGSGGQDLYVRAAAADLDSESSHHRIHLTVITVIIALFILILALVGCCVWRRKKRSSTSMSGMAISLTERQNDEGTEAKDLDLPLFDLGTVADATSNFSIESKLGEGGFGPVYKGKLEDEQEIAVKRLSKTSVQGLDEFMNEVVLIAKLQHRNLVRLLGCCIQGKERMLIYEYMPNGSLDSFLFDKVKGWLLNWTTRYSIIVGIARGLLYLHQDSRLRIIHRDLKASNILLDMHMNPKISDFGMARIFGGDETEVNTKRVVGTYGYMSPEYAMDGIFSVKSDVFSFGVLVLEIISGKKNRGNYDSSRRLNLLGYTWRLWREGKGLDLVDEAIGDSYPQAEVLRCMKVGLLCVQERPEDRPTMSAVILMLGSVVSLLPQPRRPGFVATRRPLETDSSSQQDSFSINNVSITTYEAR; via the exons ATGAGGAGTCTCTCCGGGGCCTCCTTCCTTCTCTACATCCTCATCCCTCTCCTCGGCCCCTCCAATGGAGCAGACACCTGGACTCTTGACCACCCCCTCGCTGACGACGGGCAACCCTTGATCTCGGAGCGCGGCAGCTTTGCGTTGGGCTTCTTTAGCCCCAACGGTTCTGACAGACGCTATATCGGAATATGGTACCACAAGATCTCAGTCCAAACGGTGGTGTGGGTCGCCAATCGCCAGCGTCCTGTCACCGGCAGCCATGGAAGCCTATCGGTGGCGGCCAACGGAACGCTCGTCATCACCGGCGAGAACTCGACCGTCGTCTGGTCCTCGCCGTCGCTCGCTCTTTCGGACCCGGTGGCGCAACTCCTCGACGACGGGAACTTTGTCGTCAGGGAGGCGGATGCTAATGCTAGTGATCCGAACAGCTTTGCGTGGCAGAGCTTCGACTACCCGACCGACACGCTCCTGCCGGGCATGAAGCTCGGGTGGAATCTGACGACCGGGTTCAACCGTACGCTCACGTCTTGGGCGAGCGCCATCGACCCGGCGCCGGGAGAGTACACCTTCGGCATCGATCTGCACGGCGTTCCCCAGGCCTTTGAATGGTCAGGGACGAGCGCAGAGTGGCGCGGTGGCCCATGGAATGGGCTACGGTTCACCGGAATCCCACAGATGGAGTCCAACAACTTGGTCTCGCTGCAGTTCTTCGACGACGACACCCAGGTCGTCTACGTCTCCCACGCGATCAGCGATTCGATCGTCTCCAGGCTGGTCATGAACCACTCCGGCAAAGTGGAGCGACTGGTGTGGGTCGACGACAGCAAGTTATGGAACCCTCTCTGGTCCCACCCCGATGACCAATGCGACGCCATCTCCCTGTGCGGCCCCAACGCCGTCTGCTACCCCAGCAGGTCGCCGCAGTGCGGCTGCCCGCAGGGGTTCCAGCCGAAGAATCCGACCAACTGGGGATTCAGGGATGGCTCCGACGGGTGCGTGAGGAAGACGGAGGTGGACTGCCGGAACGGGACCGACGGGTTCGTCTTAGTGAGCGGCGCGAAGCTACCGGACACGTCGAACTCGACGGTGGAATGGGTCGGCACGACCCTGGACCAGTGCAGAGGTAAGTGTTTGAAGAATTGCTCGTGCACGGCCTACGCTCAAGCCAACAtcagcgggagcggcagcgggtgcATACTATGGAGTACTAATCTCACAGATCTGAGGGTGTTCGGCAGTGGAGGACAGGATCTCTATGTCAGGGCGGCGGCCGCCGATCTAG ACTCAGAATCAAGTCATCATCGGATCCATTTAACCGTGATCACTGTGATCATTGCTCTCTTCATCTTAATCCTAGCTTTGGTCGGTTGCTGTGTttggagaaggaagaaaagaagcagCACAA GTATGTCAGGCATGGCCATCTCCTTGACAGAGCGACAAAACGATGAAGGAACAGAAGCGAAGGACTTGGACCTCCCATTGTTCGATCTTGGAACGGTCGCCGACGCCACAAGCAACTTCTCCATAGAAAGCAAGCTCGGCGAGGGGGGATTTGGTCCCGTGTACAAG GGTAAGCTGGAGGACGAGCAAGAGATAGCTGTGAAGAGGCTGTCCAAGACATCGGTGCAGGGCCTCGATGAGTTCATGAACGAGGTGGTGCTGATCGCCAAGCTGCAGCACCGTAACCTTGTTCGCCTTCTTGGTTGCTGCATTCAAGGAAAAGAAAGGATGTTGATCTACGAGTACATGCCCAACGGAAGCTTGGACTCCTTCCTCTTTG ATAAAGTTAAGGGTTGGTTGCTGAACTGGACAACGCGTTACAGCATCATAGTTGGGATTGCTCGAGGCCTTCTGTACCTCCATCAGGATTCCAGATTGAGGATCATCCACAGGGATCTGAAAGCTAGCAACATTCTTCTCGACATGCAcatgaaccctaagatatctgacTTCGGCATGGCAAGGATATTTGGAGGGGACGAAACGGAAGTAAACACCAAGAGAGTCGTCGGAACATA CGGATACATGTCTCCAGAATACGCCATGGATGGAATCTTCTCCGTGAAATCTGATGTGTTCAGTTTCGGCGTGTTGGTACTTGAGATCATCAGCGGCAAAAAGAACAGAGGAAACTATGACTCGTCGCGCAGACTCAATCTTCTGGGATAC ACGTGGCGCCTATGGAGAGAAGGTAAAGGCCTCGACTTGGTCGACGAAGCCATCGGTGACTCGTACCCCCAGGCGGAAGTCTTGAGGTGCATGAAGGTCGGCCTTCTGTGCGTTCAGGAGCGGCCGGAGGACCGACCGACGATGTCGGCGGTGATTTTGATGTTGGGAAGCGTCGTCTCGCTGCTGCCGCAGCCGAGGCGACCGGGCTTTGTTGCAACGAGAAGGCCGCTCGAAACCGATTCCTCGAGCCAGCAGGACTCGTTTTCTATAAACAATGTGTCGATCACGACGTATGAAGCTCGATGA
- the LOC135678132 gene encoding receptor-like serine/threonine-protein kinase SD1-8 isoform X2, translating to MRRLSCATFLLYLLTTLSSPSNGEDTLTLDHPLADGGQPLISKGGSFELGFFSPNGSDNRYIGIWYHKISVQTVVWVANRERPVTGSHGSLSVAANGRLRITGENSTVVWSSPSLALANPVAQLLDDGNFVVREADANPSDPNNFAWQSFDYPTDSLLPGMKLGWNLTARFNRQLTSWTNASDPAPGEYTFGIDLRGDPQVFEWSGTHQVWRAGPWNGLRLTGVALMTSYNKLSFQFSVDATQVVYVFHMIDVSIVSRLFMNHSGNVERLVWVDDSKLWNPLWSNPDDLCDNIFRCGPNAVCNPSMSPLCSCPQGFQPKNPTNWELRDGSDGFVLVSGAKLPDTSSSTVEWVGTTLDQCRAKCLKNCSCTAYAQANISGSGSGCLLWSTNLTDLRVFGSGGQDLYVRAAAADLDSESSHHRIHLTVISVILALFISILALVGCCVWRRKKRSSRRMSGMATSFTERRNDEGTEAKVLDLPLFDLGTVADATGNFSIENKLGEGGFGPVYKGKLEDEQEIAVKRLSKTSVQGIDEFMNEVLLIAKLQHRNLVRLLGCCIQGEERMLIYEYMPNGSLDSFVFDKAKGWLLNWPTRYSIIVGIARGLLYLHQDSRLRIIHRDLKASNILLDMHMNPKISDFGMARIFGGDESEVNTKRVVGTYGYMSPEYAMDGIFSVKSDVFSFGVLILEIISGKKNRGIYDSSRSLNLLGYTWSLWREGKGLDLVDEAIGDSYPKAEVLRCMKVGLLCVQERPEDRPTMSSVLLMLGSDSALLPQPRQPGFVAMRGPLEPDSSTSKQDSLSINNVSVTMFECR from the exons ATGAGGAGGCTCTCTTGTGCCACCTTCCTTCTCTACCTCCTCACCACTCTCTCCTCCCCCTCCAATGGAGAAGATACCTTGACTCTTGACCACCCCCTCGCTGACGGCGGGCAACCCTTGATCTCCAAGGGCGGCAGCTTCGAGTTGGGCTTCTTTAGCCCCAACGGTTCTGACAACCGCTATATCGGGATATGGTACCACAAGATCTCAGTCCAAACGGTGGTGTGGGTCGCCAATCGCGAGCGTCCTGTCACCGGCAGCCATGGAAGCCTATCCGTGGCGGCCAACGGAAGGCTCCGCATCACCGGCGAGAACTCGACCGTCGTCTGGTCCTCGCCGTCGCTCGCTCTTGCAAACCCTGTGGCGCAGCTCCTCGACGATGGGAACTTTGTCGTCAGGGAGGCGGATGCTAATCCTAGTGATCCGAACAACTTTGCGTGGCAGAGCTTCGACTACCCGACCGACTCGCTCCTGCCGGGTATGAAGCTCGGGTGGAATCTGACGGCCAGGTTCAACCGCCAGCTCACGTCGTGGACGAACGCCAGCGACCCGGCGCCGGGCGAGTACACCTTCGGCATCGATCTGCGCGGCGATCCCCAGGTCTTTGAATGGTCAGGGACGCATCAGGTGTGGCGCGCCGGGCCATGGAACGGGCTGCGGCTCACGGGCGTCGCACTGATGACGTCTTACAACAAGCTCTCGTTTCAGTTCTCCGTCGACGCCACCCAGGTCGTCTACGTCTTCCACATGATCGACGTATCGATCGTCTCCAGGCTGTTCATGAACCACTCCGGCAACGTGGAGCGACTGGTGTGGGTCGACGACAGCAAGTTATGGAACCCTCTCTGGTCCAACCCCGATGACCTATGCGACAACATCTTCCGGTGCGGGCCCAACGCCGTCTGCAACCCCAGCATGTCGCCGCTGTGCAGCTGCCCGCAGGGGTTCCAGCCGAAGAATCCAACCAACTGGGAATTAAGGGACGGCTCCGACGGGTTCGTCTTAGTGAGCGGAGCGAAGCTACCAGACACGTCGAGCTCGACGGTGGAATGGGTCGGCACGACCCTGGACCAGTGCAGAGCCAAGTGTTTGAAGAATTGCTCGTGCACGGCCTACGCTCAAGCCAACAtcagcgggagcggcagcgggtgcTTACTATGGAGTACTAATCTTACAGATCTGAGGGTGTTCGGCAGTGGAGGACAGGATCTCTATGTCAGGGCGGCGGCCGCCGATCTAG ACTCAGAATCAAGTCATCACCGGATCCATTTAACCGTGATCAGTGTGATCCTTGCTCTCTTCATCTCAATCCTAGCTTTGGTCGGTTGCTGTGTttggagaaggaagaaaagaagcagCAGAC GTATGTCAGGTATGGCCACCTCCTTCACAGAGCGACGTAACGATGAAGGAACAGAAGCGAAGGTCTTGGACCTCCCGTTGTTCGATCTGGGAACGGTCGCGGACGCCACAGGCAACTTTTCCATAGAAAACAAGCTCGGCGAGGGGGGTTTTGGTCCCGTGTACAAG GGCAAGCTGGAGGACGAACAAGAGATAGCTGTGAAGAGGCTGTCCAAGACATCGGTGCAGGGCATCGATGAGTTCATGAACGAGGTGTTGCTGATCGCCAAGCTGCAGCACCGTAACCTTGTTCGCCTTCTTGGTTGCTGCATTCAAGGAGAAGAAAGGATGTTGATCTACGAGTACATGCCCAACGGAAGCTTGGACTCCTTCGTCTTTG ATAAAGCCAAGGGTTGGTTGCTGAACTGGCCAACGCGTTACAGCATCATAGTTGGGATTGCTCGAGGCCTTCTGTACCTCCATCAGGATTCCAGATTGAGGATCATCCACAGGGATCTGAAAGCTAGCAACATTCTTCTCGACATGCAcatgaaccctaagatatctgacTTCGGCATGGCAAGGATATTTGGAGGGGACGAATCGGAAGTAAACACCAAGAGAGTCGTCGGAACATA CGGATACATGTCTCCCGAATACGCCATGGATGGAATCTTCTCCGTGAAATCTGATGTGTTCAGTTTCGGCGTGTTGATACTTGAGATCATCAGCGGCAAAAAGAACAGAGGAATCTATGACTCGTCACGCAGCCTCAATCTTCTGGGATAC ACGTGGAGCCTATGGAGAGAAGGTAAAGGCCTCGACTTGGTCGACGAAGCCATCGGCGACTCGTACCCCAAGGCGGAAGTCTTGAGGTGCATGAAGGTCGGCCTTCTGTGCGTTCAGGAACGACCGGAGGACAGACCGACGATGTCGTCGGTGCTGTTGATGTTGGGAAGCGACAGCGCGCTGCTGCCGCAGCCGAGGCAACCGGGATTTGTTGCCATGAGAGGGCCGCTGGAACCCGATTCCTCCACGAGCAAGCAGGACTCATTGTCCATCAACAATGTGTCGGTCACGATGTTTGAATGTCGATGA
- the LOC103991144 gene encoding receptor-like serine/threonine-protein kinase SD1-8 isoform X1 encodes MRSLSGASFLLYILIPLLGPSNGADTWTLDHPLADDGQPLISERGSFALGFFSPNGSDRRYIGIWYHKISVQTVVWVANRQRPVTGSHGSLSVAANGTLVITGENSTVVWSSPSLALSDPVAQLLDDGNFVVREADANASDPNSFAWQSFDYPTDTLLPGMKLGWNLTTGFNRTLTSWASAIDPAPGEYTFGIDLHGVPQAFEWSGTSAEWRGGPWNGLRFTGIPQMESNNLVSLQFFDDDTQVVYVSHAISDSIVSRLVMNHSGKVERLVWVDDSKLWNPLWSHPDDQCDAISLCGPNAVCYPSRSPQCGCPQGFQPKNPTNWGFRDGSDGCVRKTEVDCRNGTDGFVLVSGAKLPDTSNSTVEWVGTTLDQCRGKCLKNCSCTAYAQANISGSGSGCILWSTNLTDLRVFGSGGQDLYVRAAAADLDSESSHHRIHLTVITVIIALFILILALVGCCVWRRKKRSSTSMSGMAISLTERQNDEGTEAKDLDLPLFDLGTVADATSNFSIESKLGEGGFGPVYKGKLEDEQEIAVKRLSKTSVQGLDEFMNEVVLIAKLQHRNLVRLLGCCIQGKERMLIYEYMPNGSLDSFLFGDKVKGWLLNWTTRYSIIVGIARGLLYLHQDSRLRIIHRDLKASNILLDMHMNPKISDFGMARIFGGDETEVNTKRVVGTYGYMSPEYAMDGIFSVKSDVFSFGVLVLEIISGKKNRGNYDSSRRLNLLGYTWRLWREGKGLDLVDEAIGDSYPQAEVLRCMKVGLLCVQERPEDRPTMSAVILMLGSVVSLLPQPRRPGFVATRRPLETDSSSQQDSFSINNVSITTYEAR; translated from the exons ATGAGGAGTCTCTCCGGGGCCTCCTTCCTTCTCTACATCCTCATCCCTCTCCTCGGCCCCTCCAATGGAGCAGACACCTGGACTCTTGACCACCCCCTCGCTGACGACGGGCAACCCTTGATCTCGGAGCGCGGCAGCTTTGCGTTGGGCTTCTTTAGCCCCAACGGTTCTGACAGACGCTATATCGGAATATGGTACCACAAGATCTCAGTCCAAACGGTGGTGTGGGTCGCCAATCGCCAGCGTCCTGTCACCGGCAGCCATGGAAGCCTATCGGTGGCGGCCAACGGAACGCTCGTCATCACCGGCGAGAACTCGACCGTCGTCTGGTCCTCGCCGTCGCTCGCTCTTTCGGACCCGGTGGCGCAACTCCTCGACGACGGGAACTTTGTCGTCAGGGAGGCGGATGCTAATGCTAGTGATCCGAACAGCTTTGCGTGGCAGAGCTTCGACTACCCGACCGACACGCTCCTGCCGGGCATGAAGCTCGGGTGGAATCTGACGACCGGGTTCAACCGTACGCTCACGTCTTGGGCGAGCGCCATCGACCCGGCGCCGGGAGAGTACACCTTCGGCATCGATCTGCACGGCGTTCCCCAGGCCTTTGAATGGTCAGGGACGAGCGCAGAGTGGCGCGGTGGCCCATGGAATGGGCTACGGTTCACCGGAATCCCACAGATGGAGTCCAACAACTTGGTCTCGCTGCAGTTCTTCGACGACGACACCCAGGTCGTCTACGTCTCCCACGCGATCAGCGATTCGATCGTCTCCAGGCTGGTCATGAACCACTCCGGCAAAGTGGAGCGACTGGTGTGGGTCGACGACAGCAAGTTATGGAACCCTCTCTGGTCCCACCCCGATGACCAATGCGACGCCATCTCCCTGTGCGGCCCCAACGCCGTCTGCTACCCCAGCAGGTCGCCGCAGTGCGGCTGCCCGCAGGGGTTCCAGCCGAAGAATCCGACCAACTGGGGATTCAGGGATGGCTCCGACGGGTGCGTGAGGAAGACGGAGGTGGACTGCCGGAACGGGACCGACGGGTTCGTCTTAGTGAGCGGCGCGAAGCTACCGGACACGTCGAACTCGACGGTGGAATGGGTCGGCACGACCCTGGACCAGTGCAGAGGTAAGTGTTTGAAGAATTGCTCGTGCACGGCCTACGCTCAAGCCAACAtcagcgggagcggcagcgggtgcATACTATGGAGTACTAATCTCACAGATCTGAGGGTGTTCGGCAGTGGAGGACAGGATCTCTATGTCAGGGCGGCGGCCGCCGATCTAG ACTCAGAATCAAGTCATCATCGGATCCATTTAACCGTGATCACTGTGATCATTGCTCTCTTCATCTTAATCCTAGCTTTGGTCGGTTGCTGTGTttggagaaggaagaaaagaagcagCACAA GTATGTCAGGCATGGCCATCTCCTTGACAGAGCGACAAAACGATGAAGGAACAGAAGCGAAGGACTTGGACCTCCCATTGTTCGATCTTGGAACGGTCGCCGACGCCACAAGCAACTTCTCCATAGAAAGCAAGCTCGGCGAGGGGGGATTTGGTCCCGTGTACAAG GGTAAGCTGGAGGACGAGCAAGAGATAGCTGTGAAGAGGCTGTCCAAGACATCGGTGCAGGGCCTCGATGAGTTCATGAACGAGGTGGTGCTGATCGCCAAGCTGCAGCACCGTAACCTTGTTCGCCTTCTTGGTTGCTGCATTCAAGGAAAAGAAAGGATGTTGATCTACGAGTACATGCCCAACGGAAGCTTGGACTCCTTCCTCTTTGGTG ATAAAGTTAAGGGTTGGTTGCTGAACTGGACAACGCGTTACAGCATCATAGTTGGGATTGCTCGAGGCCTTCTGTACCTCCATCAGGATTCCAGATTGAGGATCATCCACAGGGATCTGAAAGCTAGCAACATTCTTCTCGACATGCAcatgaaccctaagatatctgacTTCGGCATGGCAAGGATATTTGGAGGGGACGAAACGGAAGTAAACACCAAGAGAGTCGTCGGAACATA CGGATACATGTCTCCAGAATACGCCATGGATGGAATCTTCTCCGTGAAATCTGATGTGTTCAGTTTCGGCGTGTTGGTACTTGAGATCATCAGCGGCAAAAAGAACAGAGGAAACTATGACTCGTCGCGCAGACTCAATCTTCTGGGATAC ACGTGGCGCCTATGGAGAGAAGGTAAAGGCCTCGACTTGGTCGACGAAGCCATCGGTGACTCGTACCCCCAGGCGGAAGTCTTGAGGTGCATGAAGGTCGGCCTTCTGTGCGTTCAGGAGCGGCCGGAGGACCGACCGACGATGTCGGCGGTGATTTTGATGTTGGGAAGCGTCGTCTCGCTGCTGCCGCAGCCGAGGCGACCGGGCTTTGTTGCAACGAGAAGGCCGCTCGAAACCGATTCCTCGAGCCAGCAGGACTCGTTTTCTATAAACAATGTGTCGATCACGACGTATGAAGCTCGATGA
- the LOC135678132 gene encoding receptor-like serine/threonine-protein kinase SD1-8 isoform X1, whose translation MRRLSCATFLLYLLTTLSSPSNGEDTLTLDHPLADGGQPLISKGGSFELGFFSPNGSDNRYIGIWYHKISVQTVVWVANRERPVTGSHGSLSVAANGRLRITGENSTVVWSSPSLALANPVAQLLDDGNFVVREADANPSDPNNFAWQSFDYPTDSLLPGMKLGWNLTARFNRQLTSWTNASDPAPGEYTFGIDLRGDPQVFEWSGTHQVWRAGPWNGLRLTGVALMTSYNKLSFQFSVDATQVVYVFHMIDVSIVSRLFMNHSGNVERLVWVDDSKLWNPLWSNPDDLCDNIFRCGPNAVCNPSMSPLCSCPQGFQPKNPTNWELRDGSDGFVLVSGAKLPDTSSSTVEWVGTTLDQCRAKCLKNCSCTAYAQANISGSGSGCLLWSTNLTDLRVFGSGGQDLYVRAAAADLDSESSHHRIHLTVISVILALFISILALVGCCVWRRKKRSSRPGMSGMATSFTERRNDEGTEAKVLDLPLFDLGTVADATGNFSIENKLGEGGFGPVYKGKLEDEQEIAVKRLSKTSVQGIDEFMNEVLLIAKLQHRNLVRLLGCCIQGEERMLIYEYMPNGSLDSFVFDKAKGWLLNWPTRYSIIVGIARGLLYLHQDSRLRIIHRDLKASNILLDMHMNPKISDFGMARIFGGDESEVNTKRVVGTYGYMSPEYAMDGIFSVKSDVFSFGVLILEIISGKKNRGIYDSSRSLNLLGYTWSLWREGKGLDLVDEAIGDSYPKAEVLRCMKVGLLCVQERPEDRPTMSSVLLMLGSDSALLPQPRQPGFVAMRGPLEPDSSTSKQDSLSINNVSVTMFECR comes from the exons ATGAGGAGGCTCTCTTGTGCCACCTTCCTTCTCTACCTCCTCACCACTCTCTCCTCCCCCTCCAATGGAGAAGATACCTTGACTCTTGACCACCCCCTCGCTGACGGCGGGCAACCCTTGATCTCCAAGGGCGGCAGCTTCGAGTTGGGCTTCTTTAGCCCCAACGGTTCTGACAACCGCTATATCGGGATATGGTACCACAAGATCTCAGTCCAAACGGTGGTGTGGGTCGCCAATCGCGAGCGTCCTGTCACCGGCAGCCATGGAAGCCTATCCGTGGCGGCCAACGGAAGGCTCCGCATCACCGGCGAGAACTCGACCGTCGTCTGGTCCTCGCCGTCGCTCGCTCTTGCAAACCCTGTGGCGCAGCTCCTCGACGATGGGAACTTTGTCGTCAGGGAGGCGGATGCTAATCCTAGTGATCCGAACAACTTTGCGTGGCAGAGCTTCGACTACCCGACCGACTCGCTCCTGCCGGGTATGAAGCTCGGGTGGAATCTGACGGCCAGGTTCAACCGCCAGCTCACGTCGTGGACGAACGCCAGCGACCCGGCGCCGGGCGAGTACACCTTCGGCATCGATCTGCGCGGCGATCCCCAGGTCTTTGAATGGTCAGGGACGCATCAGGTGTGGCGCGCCGGGCCATGGAACGGGCTGCGGCTCACGGGCGTCGCACTGATGACGTCTTACAACAAGCTCTCGTTTCAGTTCTCCGTCGACGCCACCCAGGTCGTCTACGTCTTCCACATGATCGACGTATCGATCGTCTCCAGGCTGTTCATGAACCACTCCGGCAACGTGGAGCGACTGGTGTGGGTCGACGACAGCAAGTTATGGAACCCTCTCTGGTCCAACCCCGATGACCTATGCGACAACATCTTCCGGTGCGGGCCCAACGCCGTCTGCAACCCCAGCATGTCGCCGCTGTGCAGCTGCCCGCAGGGGTTCCAGCCGAAGAATCCAACCAACTGGGAATTAAGGGACGGCTCCGACGGGTTCGTCTTAGTGAGCGGAGCGAAGCTACCAGACACGTCGAGCTCGACGGTGGAATGGGTCGGCACGACCCTGGACCAGTGCAGAGCCAAGTGTTTGAAGAATTGCTCGTGCACGGCCTACGCTCAAGCCAACAtcagcgggagcggcagcgggtgcTTACTATGGAGTACTAATCTTACAGATCTGAGGGTGTTCGGCAGTGGAGGACAGGATCTCTATGTCAGGGCGGCGGCCGCCGATCTAG ACTCAGAATCAAGTCATCACCGGATCCATTTAACCGTGATCAGTGTGATCCTTGCTCTCTTCATCTCAATCCTAGCTTTGGTCGGTTGCTGTGTttggagaaggaagaaaagaagcagCAGAC CAGGTATGTCAGGTATGGCCACCTCCTTCACAGAGCGACGTAACGATGAAGGAACAGAAGCGAAGGTCTTGGACCTCCCGTTGTTCGATCTGGGAACGGTCGCGGACGCCACAGGCAACTTTTCCATAGAAAACAAGCTCGGCGAGGGGGGTTTTGGTCCCGTGTACAAG GGCAAGCTGGAGGACGAACAAGAGATAGCTGTGAAGAGGCTGTCCAAGACATCGGTGCAGGGCATCGATGAGTTCATGAACGAGGTGTTGCTGATCGCCAAGCTGCAGCACCGTAACCTTGTTCGCCTTCTTGGTTGCTGCATTCAAGGAGAAGAAAGGATGTTGATCTACGAGTACATGCCCAACGGAAGCTTGGACTCCTTCGTCTTTG ATAAAGCCAAGGGTTGGTTGCTGAACTGGCCAACGCGTTACAGCATCATAGTTGGGATTGCTCGAGGCCTTCTGTACCTCCATCAGGATTCCAGATTGAGGATCATCCACAGGGATCTGAAAGCTAGCAACATTCTTCTCGACATGCAcatgaaccctaagatatctgacTTCGGCATGGCAAGGATATTTGGAGGGGACGAATCGGAAGTAAACACCAAGAGAGTCGTCGGAACATA CGGATACATGTCTCCCGAATACGCCATGGATGGAATCTTCTCCGTGAAATCTGATGTGTTCAGTTTCGGCGTGTTGATACTTGAGATCATCAGCGGCAAAAAGAACAGAGGAATCTATGACTCGTCACGCAGCCTCAATCTTCTGGGATAC ACGTGGAGCCTATGGAGAGAAGGTAAAGGCCTCGACTTGGTCGACGAAGCCATCGGCGACTCGTACCCCAAGGCGGAAGTCTTGAGGTGCATGAAGGTCGGCCTTCTGTGCGTTCAGGAACGACCGGAGGACAGACCGACGATGTCGTCGGTGCTGTTGATGTTGGGAAGCGACAGCGCGCTGCTGCCGCAGCCGAGGCAACCGGGATTTGTTGCCATGAGAGGGCCGCTGGAACCCGATTCCTCCACGAGCAAGCAGGACTCATTGTCCATCAACAATGTGTCGGTCACGATGTTTGAATGTCGATGA